A single Dermacentor albipictus isolate Rhodes 1998 colony chromosome 3, USDA_Dalb.pri_finalv2, whole genome shotgun sequence DNA region contains:
- the Serinc gene encoding probable serine incorporator isoform X2 codes for MGALMSLCSVGSLACCCGSAACSLCCSACPSCRNSTSSRIMYALMLLLTTIVACIMLSPRIEELLEKVPRLCESTDVCKSAVGYLAVYRLLFALTLFFIAFSMMMIGVKSSKDPRAGIQNGFWAIKYLVLIGAMVGAFFIPDGASFGQVWMYFGMIGGFLFIVIQLILIIDFAHSWANSWVEKFEETQSKGWYCALLTFTLLHYALAIAAVVLFYIFYTQGSDGCTLQKFFISINLIICVILSVVSVLPKVQEAQPSSGLLQSSAVTLYIMYLTWSAMNNSTSKQCKPSLGVAQEGSKFDSQSIVGLVVWFLCVLYSSIRTSSNSQVGKLTMSEKILVKETGTNSSAGGDAEAKVWDNEDDGVAYSWSFFHFMFALASLYVMMTLTNWFQPSDDPKNLIENTASMWIKMVSSWICSALYLWTLVAPLALPDRDFS; via the exons CTGGCATGTTGCTGTGGCTCAGCAGCATGCAGCCTGTGCTGCTCGGCATGTCCAAGCTGCCGTAACTCCACATCTTCGCGCATCATGTACGCACTGATGCTGCTTCTTACCACCATCGTGGCCTGCATCATGTTGAGCCCCCGTATTGAGGAACTACTGGAAAAG GTCCCCCGTCTCTGCGAGAGCACGGATGTCTGCAAGAGTGCCGTTGGGTACTTAGCTGTGTACAGGCTGCTGTTTGCGTTGACACTCTTCTTTATTGCCTTCTCCATGATGATGATTGGTGTGAAGTCGTCCAAAGACCCTAGAGCTGGCATACAGAATGG ATTCTGGGCCATAAAGTATCTAGTGTTAATTGGTGCCATGGTAGGTGCATTCTTCATACCGGATGGAGCATCATTTGGTCAAG TTTGGATGTACTTCGGCATGATTGGAGGCTTCCTATTCATCGTGATTCAGCTTATTCTGATCATTGACTTTGCCCACAGCTGGGCAAACAGCTGGGTTGAGAAGTTCGAAGAGACTCAGTCTAAAGGCTGGTACTGCG CCTTGCTGACATTCACCCTCCTTCACTATGCACTGGCCATTGCAGCCGTCGTCTTATTCTACATCTTCTACACTCAG GGGTCAGACGGCTGTACATTGCAAAAGTTTTTCATCAGCATCAACCTGATCATCTGCGTCATCCTCTCGGTGGTTTCTGTCCTGCCCAAAGTTCAGGAAG CCCAGCCGTCATCCGGTTTGCTTCAATCATCTGCCGTGACTCTGTACATCATGTATCTCACCTGGTCTGCCATGAACAACTCTACAA GCAAGCAGTGCAAGCCATCACTGGGCGTGGCTCAGGAAGGAAGCAAGTTTGACTCACAGAGCATTGTTGGCCTCGTGGTTTGGTTTTTGTGCGTTCTCTACTCGAGCATCCGTACATCATCCAACTCACAAGTTGGCAAGCTCACTATGTCCGAGAAGATTCTTGTCAAGGAGACTGGGACCA ATTCCAGTGCTGGAGGAGATGCAGAGGCCAAGGTGTGGGACAATGAGGATGATGGGGTGGCATACAGCTGGTCGTTCTTCCACTTCATGTTTGCACTGGCTTCACTTTATGTCATGATGACCCTGACCAACTGGTTCCA GCCAAGTGACGATCCCAAGAACCTGATTGAGAACACTGCCTCCATGTGGATCAAGATGGTGTCGAGCTGGATATGCTCTGCACTCTACTTGTGGACCCTAGTGGCACCACTGGCCCTGCCGGACAGGGACTTCAGCTAA
- the Serinc gene encoding probable serine incorporator isoform X1: MGALMSLCSVGSLACCCGSAACSLCCSACPSCRNSTSSRIMYALMLLLTTIVACIMLSPRIEELLEKVPRLCESTDVCKSAVGYLAVYRLLFALTLFFIAFSMMMIGVKSSKDPRAGIQNGFWAIKYLVLIGAMVGAFFIPDGASFGQVWMYFGMIGGFLFIVIQLILIIDFAHSWANSWVEKFEETQSKGWYCALLTFTLLHYALAIAAVVLFYIFYTQGSDGCTLQKFFISINLIICVILSVVSVLPKVQEAQPSSGLLQSSAVTLYIMYLTWSAMNNSTSKQCKPSLGVAQEGSKFDSQSIVGLVVWFLCVLYSSIRTSSNSQVGKLTMSEKILVKETGTKSTALVGSEDSSAGGDAEAKVWDNEDDGVAYSWSFFHFMFALASLYVMMTLTNWFQPSDDPKNLIENTASMWIKMVSSWICSALYLWTLVAPLALPDRDFS, translated from the exons CTGGCATGTTGCTGTGGCTCAGCAGCATGCAGCCTGTGCTGCTCGGCATGTCCAAGCTGCCGTAACTCCACATCTTCGCGCATCATGTACGCACTGATGCTGCTTCTTACCACCATCGTGGCCTGCATCATGTTGAGCCCCCGTATTGAGGAACTACTGGAAAAG GTCCCCCGTCTCTGCGAGAGCACGGATGTCTGCAAGAGTGCCGTTGGGTACTTAGCTGTGTACAGGCTGCTGTTTGCGTTGACACTCTTCTTTATTGCCTTCTCCATGATGATGATTGGTGTGAAGTCGTCCAAAGACCCTAGAGCTGGCATACAGAATGG ATTCTGGGCCATAAAGTATCTAGTGTTAATTGGTGCCATGGTAGGTGCATTCTTCATACCGGATGGAGCATCATTTGGTCAAG TTTGGATGTACTTCGGCATGATTGGAGGCTTCCTATTCATCGTGATTCAGCTTATTCTGATCATTGACTTTGCCCACAGCTGGGCAAACAGCTGGGTTGAGAAGTTCGAAGAGACTCAGTCTAAAGGCTGGTACTGCG CCTTGCTGACATTCACCCTCCTTCACTATGCACTGGCCATTGCAGCCGTCGTCTTATTCTACATCTTCTACACTCAG GGGTCAGACGGCTGTACATTGCAAAAGTTTTTCATCAGCATCAACCTGATCATCTGCGTCATCCTCTCGGTGGTTTCTGTCCTGCCCAAAGTTCAGGAAG CCCAGCCGTCATCCGGTTTGCTTCAATCATCTGCCGTGACTCTGTACATCATGTATCTCACCTGGTCTGCCATGAACAACTCTACAA GCAAGCAGTGCAAGCCATCACTGGGCGTGGCTCAGGAAGGAAGCAAGTTTGACTCACAGAGCATTGTTGGCCTCGTGGTTTGGTTTTTGTGCGTTCTCTACTCGAGCATCCGTACATCATCCAACTCACAAGTTGGCAAGCTCACTATGTCCGAGAAGATTCTTGTCAAGGAGACTGGGACCA AGTCCACTGCACTTGTGGGGAGCGAAG ATTCCAGTGCTGGAGGAGATGCAGAGGCCAAGGTGTGGGACAATGAGGATGATGGGGTGGCATACAGCTGGTCGTTCTTCCACTTCATGTTTGCACTGGCTTCACTTTATGTCATGATGACCCTGACCAACTGGTTCCA GCCAAGTGACGATCCCAAGAACCTGATTGAGAACACTGCCTCCATGTGGATCAAGATGGTGTCGAGCTGGATATGCTCTGCACTCTACTTGTGGACCCTAGTGGCACCACTGGCCCTGCCGGACAGGGACTTCAGCTAA